A window of Deinococcota bacterium contains these coding sequences:
- a CDS encoding AMP-binding protein, which produces MSGTDHPDHPYTAHSYTAHSYTAHQDLFARDNLPPRAQWPDFINLDRLGYPERMNCAAELLDAQVAAGFADGPCLRSERGDWSYRELQENANRVARVLVRDLGMVPGERVLLAAPNNPMMVASWFGVVKAGGVAVAAMPLLRAKELRTIADKAKVRLALCDASLRDEVERAAAGSDTLGRVHYFYGGDLESLMAKQPPDFEAVETAADDVCLIAFTSGTTGSPKGTVHFHRDVLAICDTFSREVLRPEPDDLFIGSPPIAFTFGLGGLVLFPMRVGASSYLLEKPSPPKLAAAIERSGATVSFTSPTAYRMMLDSGCDLSSLKKCVSAGETLPKATWDAWFNETGLKLIDGIGATEMLHIFISAAEGDIRPGATGKPVPGYEAKVVDDEGRELSPGQVGRLAVRGPTGCRYLADERQLAYVQGGWNLTGDLYERDEDGYFHYRSRADDMIVSAGYNISGPEVEDALLTHPAVSECAVVGAPDPIRGQIPKAYVVLKDGVLKDGRAGSDALVKRLQEHVKATVAPYKYPRAIAFVDSLPRTQTGKVQRFRLRERAAEDAP; this is translated from the coding sequence ATGAGCGGCACCGACCACCCCGACCACCCCTATACTGCCCACTCCTATACTGCCCACTCCTATACTGCCCACCAGGACCTTTTCGCGCGGGACAACCTGCCGCCCAGGGCGCAGTGGCCCGACTTCATCAACTTGGACAGGCTGGGCTACCCCGAGCGGATGAACTGCGCGGCGGAACTCCTCGACGCTCAGGTCGCGGCGGGTTTCGCCGACGGACCCTGCTTGCGGAGCGAGCGGGGCGACTGGAGCTACCGCGAGCTTCAGGAGAACGCCAACCGGGTCGCCCGCGTCCTGGTGCGCGACCTCGGCATGGTGCCGGGCGAGCGTGTGCTCTTGGCCGCGCCCAACAACCCGATGATGGTGGCGTCATGGTTCGGTGTCGTCAAGGCGGGCGGCGTCGCGGTGGCGGCGATGCCGCTCTTGCGGGCCAAGGAACTGAGGACGATAGCAGACAAAGCCAAGGTCCGCCTGGCCCTCTGCGACGCCTCGCTGAGGGACGAGGTGGAGCGCGCCGCGGCGGGGAGCGACACCCTGGGGCGCGTCCACTACTTTTACGGCGGCGACTTGGAAAGCCTGATGGCGAAGCAGCCGCCGGACTTCGAGGCGGTGGAGACCGCCGCGGACGACGTCTGCCTCATCGCCTTCACCTCCGGCACCACCGGCTCGCCCAAGGGCACGGTCCATTTTCACCGCGACGTCTTGGCCATCTGCGACACCTTCTCCAGGGAGGTGCTGAGGCCCGAGCCGGACGACCTCTTCATCGGCTCGCCGCCGATCGCCTTTACCTTCGGCCTGGGCGGGCTGGTGCTCTTCCCCATGCGCGTCGGCGCCAGCTCCTACCTGCTCGAGAAGCCCTCGCCGCCCAAGCTGGCCGCGGCCATCGAGAGGTCCGGGGCGACGGTCTCTTTCACCTCGCCGACCGCCTACCGGATGATGCTCGACTCAGGCTGCGACCTCTCGAGCCTCAAAAAGTGCGTCTCGGCGGGCGAGACGCTGCCCAAGGCGACCTGGGACGCCTGGTTTAACGAGACCGGCCTGAAGCTCATCGACGGCATCGGCGCCACCGAGATGCTGCACATCTTCATCTCCGCTGCAGAAGGCGACATCCGTCCCGGCGCCACCGGCAAGCCGGTGCCCGGCTACGAGGCCAAGGTGGTGGACGACGAGGGCCGCGAACTCTCGCCGGGACAGGTCGGCAGGCTGGCGGTGCGCGGCCCCACGGGCTGCCGCTACCTCGCCGACGAGCGGCAGCTCGCTTACGTGCAAGGCGGCTGGAACCTGACCGGCGACCTCTACGAGCGGGACGAGGACGGCTACTTTCACTACCGGTCGCGCGCCGACGACATGATCGTCTCGGCGGGCTACAACATCTCCGGGCCGGAGGTCGAGGACGCGCTGCTCACCCATCCGGCGGTGAGCGAGTGCGCGGTGGTCGGCGCGCCCGACCCTATCCGCGGTCAGATCCCCAAGGCCTACGTGGTCCTAAAAGACGGCGTCTTAAAAGACGGCCGGGCCGGGAGTGACGCGCTCGTCAAAAGGCTTCAGGAGCATGTCAAGGCCACCGTCGCGCCCTACAAGTACCCGCGCGCCATAGCGTTCGTGGACAGCCTGCCCCGCACCCAGACGGGCAAGGTGCAGCGCTTCAGG